From the genome of Alosa sapidissima isolate fAloSap1 chromosome 14, fAloSap1.pri, whole genome shotgun sequence, one region includes:
- the ist1 gene encoding IST1 homolog isoform X1: MLGGGFKAERLRVNLRLVINRLKLLEKKKTELAQKARKEIADYLSAGKDERARIRVEHIIREDYLVEAMEILELYCDLLLARFGLIQSMKELDPGLQEAVSTLIWAAPRLQSEVSELKIVSDQLCAKYSKEYGKLCRTNQIGTVNDRLMHKLSVEAPPKILVERYLIEIAKNYNVPYEPDAMVRPEVTPGEEADLIDVDSDFKKGGFGGGGSGGGGGGGGGGGYTVPPGAMHMPMPMPMPMPSAFSYPPPKGAEPFNGPVGTYDGFSNFQAPGIGGQPPQLPSCPPTYESIDELSIKPSDLPQATGPSPSTQIYDNNALPELPSVPDTLPATSFGGNTAASDDIDFDDLTRRFEELKKKT; this comes from the exons ATGCTTGGTGGTGGATTCAAAGCGGAGAGACTTCGAGTAAATCTCCGACTCGTCATCAACCGCCTTAAACTactggagaaaaagaaaa CCGAATTGGCGCAGAAAGCTAGGAAGGAGATTGCAGACTACTTGTCAGCAGGCAAAGATGAGCGAGCCCGAATCCGCGTCGAGCACATCATCAGAGAGGACTACCTGGTGGAAGCCATGGAGATCTTGGAGTTGTACTGTGACCTACTGTTAGCCCGCTTTGGCCTCATTCAGTCAATGAA AGAGCTGGACCCTGGCCTGCAGGAGGCTGTGTCCACTCTCATCTGGGCTGCTCCTCGGCTGCAGTCAGAAGTCTCAGAGCTCAAAATT GTGTCTGACCAGCTTTGTGCAAAATACAGCAAAGAGTATGGTAAGCTCTGCAGAACAAACCAGATTGGGACAGTCAATGACCGG CTCATGCATAAACTGAGTGTAGAGGCCCCACCAAAGATCCTTGTGGAGCGCTACCTCATAGAGATCGCCAAGAACTACAATGTCCCATATGAACCTGATGCCATGGTCAGG CCCGAGGTGACCCCGGGCGAGGAGGCTGACCTTATTGACGTTGACAGCGACTTCAAGAAGGGTGGCTTCGGAGGTGGCggcagtggaggaggaggaggtggtggcggtggcggcggaTACACAGTGCCCCCTGGTGCTATGCACATGCCAATGCCCATGCCCATGCCCATGCCCTCTGCTTTCAGCTACCCACCTCCCAAAGGAGCT GAGCCCTTTAATGGTCCTGTTGGTACCTATGATGGCTTTAGTAACTTCCAGGCACCAGGAATTGGAGGGCAGCCCCCACAGCTGCCCAGCTGCCCCCCCACCTACGAGTCT ATTGATGAATTGTCTATCAAACCCTCTGATCTTCCCCAGGCTACAG GGCCAAGCCCCTCAACTCAGATCTACGACAACAACGCCCTCCCTGAGCTGCCCTCTGTCCCTGACACACTCCCAGCCACCTCGTTCGGCGGGAACACCGCCGCCTCAGACGACATCGACTTTGATGACCTGACCCGCCGCTTTGAGGAGCTGAAGAAGAAGACCTAA
- the ist1 gene encoding IST1 homolog isoform X2 yields the protein MLGGGFKAERLRVNLRLVINRLKLLEKKKTELAQKARKEIADYLSAGKDERARIRVEHIIREDYLVEAMEILELYCDLLLARFGLIQSMKELDPGLQEAVSTLIWAAPRLQSEVSELKIVSDQLCAKYSKEYGKLCRTNQIGTVNDRLMHKLSVEAPPKILVERYLIEIAKNYNVPYEPDAMVRPEVTPGEEADLIDVDSDFKKGGFGGGGSGGGGGGGGGGGYTVPPGAMHMPMPMPMPMPSAFSYPPPKGAEPFNGPVGTYDGFSNFQAPGIGGQPPQLPSCPPTYESATGPSPSTQIYDNNALPELPSVPDTLPATSFGGNTAASDDIDFDDLTRRFEELKKKT from the exons ATGCTTGGTGGTGGATTCAAAGCGGAGAGACTTCGAGTAAATCTCCGACTCGTCATCAACCGCCTTAAACTactggagaaaaagaaaa CCGAATTGGCGCAGAAAGCTAGGAAGGAGATTGCAGACTACTTGTCAGCAGGCAAAGATGAGCGAGCCCGAATCCGCGTCGAGCACATCATCAGAGAGGACTACCTGGTGGAAGCCATGGAGATCTTGGAGTTGTACTGTGACCTACTGTTAGCCCGCTTTGGCCTCATTCAGTCAATGAA AGAGCTGGACCCTGGCCTGCAGGAGGCTGTGTCCACTCTCATCTGGGCTGCTCCTCGGCTGCAGTCAGAAGTCTCAGAGCTCAAAATT GTGTCTGACCAGCTTTGTGCAAAATACAGCAAAGAGTATGGTAAGCTCTGCAGAACAAACCAGATTGGGACAGTCAATGACCGG CTCATGCATAAACTGAGTGTAGAGGCCCCACCAAAGATCCTTGTGGAGCGCTACCTCATAGAGATCGCCAAGAACTACAATGTCCCATATGAACCTGATGCCATGGTCAGG CCCGAGGTGACCCCGGGCGAGGAGGCTGACCTTATTGACGTTGACAGCGACTTCAAGAAGGGTGGCTTCGGAGGTGGCggcagtggaggaggaggaggtggtggcggtggcggcggaTACACAGTGCCCCCTGGTGCTATGCACATGCCAATGCCCATGCCCATGCCCATGCCCTCTGCTTTCAGCTACCCACCTCCCAAAGGAGCT GAGCCCTTTAATGGTCCTGTTGGTACCTATGATGGCTTTAGTAACTTCCAGGCACCAGGAATTGGAGGGCAGCCCCCACAGCTGCCCAGCTGCCCCCCCACCTACGAGTCT GCTACAG GGCCAAGCCCCTCAACTCAGATCTACGACAACAACGCCCTCCCTGAGCTGCCCTCTGTCCCTGACACACTCCCAGCCACCTCGTTCGGCGGGAACACCGCCGCCTCAGACGACATCGACTTTGATGACCTGACCCGCCGCTTTGAGGAGCTGAAGAAGAAGACCTAA